Genomic DNA from Clostridia bacterium:
CGCACACTTAGAGCGCATCAAAGCCACCGCCATAACCCGTCGTCCCGACGGCTATCCGTATGATATTCTGGTTTTCAGCGCCTGCTACGGGACTTTGCAGGATTATATCCGCGAAAAAGGGCTTTTAACTGCCGAAGCACTGCGCATTGCCAGAAATCTGCTGAATGGTCTGCAGACTCTGCATGATGCAGATATTCTGCACGGCAACATCAACAGCGAAAGTGTGCTTTGCGGACAGCAAAACAGCTTTGTGCTGGGGAATTTTTCGGTTGTCCGCCCGGAAGCGGAGAATCTCTCTTTTCTTACGGCGTCAGGCACCAACCCCTACATGCCCCCCGAAACGCTGACGGATGCCATTTACGACAAGCAAAGCGAAGTATATGCCCTGGGTATGGTCATTTATATGCTTTTCAACAACAATCATTTCCCGTTCGGCAATGCACCGCAAACGATAAAAGAGCAGTTAAACGGCGTAACGGTCCCTCTGCCGACCCGGGCGACCGAGGCTTTGGGCAATGTACTTATAAAAGCACTCTCTCCCAGAGAAACCCGCTACAAGACTGCCCTTGCGTTTTTCGAGGCACTGGAAAATATACAAAGCACCATGGATACCACCGCCCTTTCTGTGCCGTTATTTTCCGGCACGGTTACAAACGTTGCCCAAAACGGTATAGATGTAATTCCGTTGGAAACACCGCTGATTAAGCCCTCTGCTGTCCCCGTTGAGGAATCTGAAAGCAACGGTCTTGCCATTGCATCTGTCTGTATCGGAATTCTGGCAATTCTTTGCGTGCTTGCCTTTGGAATCTGGTGGATTTCTTCGGCGGTTTCCGGCTCGGGTGCGGACGTCCCCGAAAAACGTGTTTCCATTGTGCTTTCAGAGGATGAAGTCACCATTCGTGTCGGCACAAAATTCATTATTCCGCTGACTGAAATCCCCGAGGCAGACCGGATACACTTAAGCTGTGAAAGCACCGACCCCGAGGTTGCCTCGGTAACAGATAACGGTGAAATCACCGCCCTCAGCACAGGCGAAACCGAAATTTCCATCCTGCAGGATGATACACTAGTTCTGGCAACCGTCAAAGTTACGGTAACTTATTAAATTGAAGGAGTTGAAGCAATATGGGTATCAAGTACAAATACTCCGTATACGCAGATATCGGAGCAGAAAACGAAGAGAACCGACAAAATTTCTTTGCCAACGGACAATACATGAATTTTAAAGAAATGAAGGCAGGCGCGGCATATGTCACAAGCAATCCGGGCAACCGCCAGATTTTCGCCCTGATGAAGGACGAAAAGTCGGAGGCACGGGCTTCTAATCTTGCGGCACTGTTCCTGGACAGACTGCGGAAAAAGAAAAATAAGCTCCGGGTAGCCCAGACCTCGGAATATTTACGGCAAACCCTGCTGAACATGGACCGGGGTATACGCGAAAACCTGCAGGGTGAGGACGGCACAACACTTACCATGCTGTATATCAACAACGGCAATGCCCATGCGGCTTGTGTAGGCAACGATACCATTTACAAATATTATCAGGAGGATAACCGTCTGGAAAAGCCGGAAAACACTCTGTCTGCAAACGGCAGGCTGGGCAAGCATCCCGAGGTATTCGGTCCGCTTGCACCTTTTGTAACCTCCCTCGGCAAAGTTAATCCCCGCAAAAACTACTTACTGCT
This window encodes:
- a CDS encoding protein kinase; its protein translation is MQEEINLTGQRFDAFALTERLSAGRYLAKHDDGTVCTARHEAYPSAEQLKDVRSFFKKDQILLDNFFTQRISNTERDFKSLKAVTDTCAHLERIKATAITRRPDGYPYDILVFSACYGTLQDYIREKGLLTAEALRIARNLLNGLQTLHDADILHGNINSESVLCGQQNSFVLGNFSVVRPEAENLSFLTASGTNPYMPPETLTDAIYDKQSEVYALGMVIYMLFNNNHFPFGNAPQTIKEQLNGVTVPLPTRATEALGNVLIKALSPRETRYKTALAFFEALENIQSTMDTTALSVPLFSGTVTNVAQNGIDVIPLETPLIKPSAVPVEESESNGLAIASVCIGILAILCVLAFGIWWISSAVSGSGADVPEKRVSIVLSEDEVTIRVGTKFIIPLTEIPEADRIHLSCESTDPEVASVTDNGEITALSTGETEISILQDDTLVLATVKVTVTY